In Phaseolus vulgaris cultivar G19833 chromosome 10, P. vulgaris v2.0, whole genome shotgun sequence, a single genomic region encodes these proteins:
- the LOC137816661 gene encoding uncharacterized protein: MWCEFHQAYSHSLQTCLALRHQLAELVKSGFLSDYLRETQGDRASGPPAEDPQHEVPVHGEMHTIAGGFSGEGCTASQRKRYARSVMAVDSVEEDHSPDVDITFTKADLQDVVPHDNDPIVISLVTTWRKVHRVLVDQGSSADMMFWPTFNKLQLSLDHLRPYPGCLYGFAGDQVEVRGYIELRTTFTDGTVARTEKIKYLVATPHPPTTYCWEDRHSTGWELYPRRGT; encoded by the coding sequence atgtggtgtgagtttcaccaggcttACAGCCACTCACTCCAGACTTGTTTGGCGTTGCGGCACCAACTCGCGGAGTTGGTGAAAAGTGGCTTTCTGAGCGATTACTTGCGGGAGACGCAAGGTGATCGGGCGTCGGGGCCACCAGCGGAAGATCCGCAGCACGAGGTACCGGTGCACGGGGAGATGCACacgatcgcgggaggcttctctggaGAAGGGTGTACGGCCTCTCAAAGGAAGAGGTACGCGCGCTCGGTGATGGCTGTCGACTCAGTGGAAGAAGATCATTCCCCCGATGTTGACATTACCTTCACCAAGGCAGATCTCcaggacgttgtgcctcacgacaacgatcctatAGTTATCTCCCTTGTCACGACAtggagaaaggtgcacagggtcctCGTGGACCAGGGGAGCTCGGCGGAcatgatgttctggccgacattcaacaagttgcagttgtccctCGATCATCTAAGGCCATACCCGGGGTGCTTGTATGGCTTCGCAggggaccaggtggaggtgcgaggctacatcgagctgagaaccacgttcaCGGATGGGACCGTGGCTCGCACCGAGAAGATTAAGTACCTAGTGGCAACGCCCCATCCGcctacaacatactgttgggaagaccGACACTCAACAGGTTGGGAGTTGTACcctcgacgaggcacatga
- the LOC137816653 gene encoding uncharacterized protein, which produces MRKTRQTSPVPSAEEGAVTMAQVLEMMRALQDDVAASRMEQERMQADLAASQGRNEELNRVNEELRKTLQAHKERVAEEGVAPPPSPPRTFPMPFSYEILSAVVPPNLVGVKASFTGVEDPEMHLIAFHTQMMLSGGSDAVYCKLFMSTLSGIALEWFVSLPDGHITSFKQFSKLFMEQYIVNRAPPVVSYDLFDVRQNQGESLRDYLGHFGAQVVRLPSKDEDIPVHAFKKGVLAGPFSESLIRNRPSTFAEIRRRVVAHIVAETAVSEKRGSAIPTKSRAAPSRSQQPMRVHEAKEGKKAQGKPRPYEPRKDQGRGRARESNAPPSFDFVVELAELIAIPAIASRL; this is translated from the coding sequence ATGAGGAAGACAAGGCAAACTTCACCCGTGCCATCAGCTgaagaaggagctgtgacaatggcgcaagTCTTGGAAATGATGCGAGCGCTGCAAGATGATGTGGCAGCGTCAAGAATGGagcaagaaaggatgcaagcgGACTTGGCTGCATCACAGGGCAGGAATGAAGAATTGAATCGAGTTAACGAAGAATTGCGCAAGACATTGCAAGCGCACAAGGAACGGGTGGCGGAGGAAGGAGTGGCGCCGCCACCGTCTCCCCCCAGGACTTTCCCCATGCCTTTCTCATATGAGATCTTGAGTGCAGTGGTGCCACCAAACTTGGTGGGGGTGAAAGCCTCGTTTACAGGGGTGGAGGACCCGGAGATGCATCTGATAGCgtttcacacccagatgatgctttcTGGGGGCTCAGATGCAGTGTATTGTAAactgttcatgagcaccctgagcgGGATTGctttggagtggttcgtgagcctaccaGATGGCCACATCACCTCGTTTAAGCAATTCTCGAAGTTGTTCATGGAGCAGTATATCGTGAACAGGGCACCCCCAGTAGTGTCGTATGACCTGTTTGACGTGCGTCAAAACCAAGGTGAGTCCCTCCGGGACTACCTCGGTCATTTTGGAGCTCAGGTGGTGAGGCTGCCCAGCAAAGACGAAGATATCCCGGTGCATGCGTTCAAGAAAGGGGTTCTGGCGGGCCCTTTCAGTGAATCTTTGATCAGGAATCGCCCTAGCACCTTCGCAGAGATTAGGCGTCGTGTTGTGGCGCACATTGTAGCAGAAACAgcggtttctgagaagaggggaagcgcgATCCCGACCAAGTCGCGCGCAGCACCGAGTAGGTCTCAGCAGCcgatgagggtgcatgaggccaaagaaggaaagaaagcCCAGGGGAAGCCTCGCCCTTACGAGCCTAGGAAGGACCAGGGCAGGGGGCGCGCGAGGGAGAGCAACGCGCCTCCCAGTTTTGACTTCGTGGTGGAATTGGCGGAGCTGATCGCCATTCCAGCCATAGCATCACGATTGTGA